One part of the Glycine soja cultivar W05 chromosome 11, ASM419377v2, whole genome shotgun sequence genome encodes these proteins:
- the LOC114374720 gene encoding putative leucine-rich repeat receptor-like serine/threonine-protein kinase At2g24130 isoform X2, protein MVFLQTLLFFLLLVVTTFGQSITPRRHHPHPSHSLLTDKAALLEFRKTIISDPHSSLANWDEAVHVCNFTGVVCDKFHNRVTRLILYDKGLVGLLSPVLSNLTGLHYLEIVRSHLFGIIPPEFSNLRRLHSITLEGNNLHGSIPESFSMLSKLYFFIIKENNISGSLPPSLFSNCTLLDVVDFSSNSLTGQIPEEIGNCKSLWSISLYDNQFTGQLPLSLTNLTLQNLDVEYNYLFGELPTKFVSSWPNLLYLHLSYNNMISHDNNTNLDPFFTALRNNSNLEELELAGMGLGGRFTYTVAGQLTSLRTLLLQENQIFGSIPRSLANLSRLFILNLTSNLLNGTISSDIFFSLPKLEQLSLSHNLFKTPIPEAIGKCLDLGLLDLSYNQFSGRIPDSLGNLVGLNSLFLNNNLLSGTIPPTLGRCTNLYRLDLSHNRLTGSIPLELAGLHEIRIFINVSHNHLEGPLPIELSKLAKVQEIDLSSNYLTGSIFPQMAGCIAVSMINFSNNFLQGELPQSLGDLKNLESFDVSRNQLSGLIPATLGNPQLCGTIAGISLCSQRRKWFHTRSLLIIFILVIFISTLLSIICCVIGCKRLKVIISSQRTEASKNATRPELISNFPRITYKELSDATGGFDNQRLVGSGSYGHVYRGVLTDGTPIAVKVLHLQSGNSTKSFNRECQVLKRIRHRNLIRIITACSLPDFKALVLPYMANGSLESRLYPSCGSSDLSIVQRVNICSDVAEGMAYLHHHSPVRVIHCDLKPSNILLNDDMTALVSDFGVARLIMSVGGGAIDNMGNSSANLFCGSIGYIAPEYGFGSNTSTKGDVYSFGILVLEMVTRRRPTDDMFVGGLSLHQWVKIHFHGRVEKVIDSALVTASIDQSREVRKMWEAAIVELIELGLLCTQESPSTRPTMLDAADDLNRLKRYLNGDTTGTFASSLGISSSTVGGDW, encoded by the exons ATGGTTTTCTTACAAACCCTGTTGTTCTTCCTTTTACTTGTTGTAACAACATTTGGTCAGTCCATAACTCCAAGGCGGCACCATCCCCACCCTTCTCATTCTTTGCTCACAGATAAAGCTGCCCTTCTGGAATTCAGAAAAACAATCATATCAGACCCGCATTCCTCACTTGCTAACTGGGATGAAGCTGTTCATGTGTGCAACTTCACGGGTGTTGTATGTGACAAATTCCATAACCGTGTCACACGACTAATCCTGTACGATAAAGGTCTAGTGGGGCTGCTTTCACCCGTTCTTTCCAATCTCACTGGACTGCACTACCTTGAGATTGTTCGCAGTCACTTATTTGGCATTATTCCACCTGAATTTTCCAACCTCAGACGCCTTCACAGCATCACTCTCGAGGGGAACAATTTGCATGGCTCAATACCAGAGTCCTTTTCCATGCTTTCCAAGCTTTACTTTTTTATCATTAAGGAAAATAACATATCAGGTTCACTTCCTCCATCTCTCTTTTCCAACTGCACTCTGCTAGACGTTGTGGACTTTTCTAGCAACTCATTAACTGGCCAAATCCCAGAAGAGATTGGAAACTGCAAAAGCCTGTGGAGTATCAGTTTATACGATAATCAATTTACTGGGCAACTTCCTCTCTCGCTGACCAATCTAACGCTTCAAAATTTAGACGTGGAGTACAATTATCTGTTTGGTGAATTGCCTACAAAGTTTGTAAGCAGCTGGCCAAATCTTCTTTACCTTCATTTATCATACAACAATATGATAAGCCATGATAACAACACCAATCTTGATCCATTTTTCACTGCTCTCAGAAACAACAGTAATCTAGAGGAGCTTGAATTGGCAGGAATGGGCCTTGGGGGAAGGTTCACGTACACTGTCGCCGGCCAACTCACCAGTCTAAGAACCCTGCTCCTGCAAGAAAACCAAATTTTTGGATCAATTCCTCGTAGCTTAGCAAACCTTTCAAGGCTTTTCATTCTGAATTTAACATCCAATCTTCTAAATGGGACTATATCCTCTGATATCTTCTTTAGCTTGCCAAAGTTGGAACAACTTTCCTTATCACACAACCTTTTCAAAACTCCAATTCCAGAAGCAATAGGCAAGTGTCTTGATCTGGGTCTACTGGACCTGTCATACAATCAATTCTCAGGTAGGATTCCAGACAGTTTGGGAAATTTGGTTGGACTAAATTCTTTGTTTCTCAACAATAACCTTCTCTCAGGAACAATACCTCCCACATTGGGACGGTGTACTAATCTGTACAGGCTTGACTTGTCCCATAATAGATTAACAGGAAGCATACCACTGGAACTGGCAGGCTTGCATGAGATCAGAATTTTCATAAATGTCTCTCATAACCACCTTGAAGGTCCTCTTCCAATTGAGCTCAGCAAATTAGCGAAGGTTCAGGAGATAGATCTTTCATCCAATTACCTAACTGGAAGTATCTTCCCTCAGATGGCAGGATGCATTGCTGTTTCAATGATTAACTTTTCAAACAATTTTCTTCAAGGTGAGCTCCCACAGTCCCTTGGTGATCTGAAGAACCTCGAATCTTTTGATGTTTCAAGAAACCAGTTATCTGGATTGATACCAGCAACACTTG GAAATCCACAACTTTGTGGGACAATTGCAGGCATATCCTTGTGCTCTCAAAGAAGAAAATGGTTTCACACTCGTTCGTTGTTGATTATATTCATTTTGGTCATCTTCATATCAACATTGTTGTCAATAATTTGCTGTGTAATTGGATGCAAGCGTCTTAAAGTAATCATCAGCTCTCAGAGGACAGAGGCAAGCAAAAATGCAACTAGACCTGAGTTGATTAGTAACTTCCCAAGAATCACGTATAAGGAACTTTCAGATGCCACTGGAGGATTTGACAATCAGAGACTTGTTGGATCAGGTAGTTATGGACATGTCTACAGGGGTGTTCTCACGGATGGGACACCAATAGCAGTCAAGGTGCTGCATTTGCAATCTGGAAATTCTACCAAGAGCTTTAACAGAGAATGTCAAGTTTTGAAGAGAATTAGACACAGAAATCTGATAAGGATTATCACAGCATGTAGCCTACCTGATTTTAAGGCTCTTGTTCTACCATACATGGCCAATGGGAGCTTGGAGAGCCGCCTCTACCCTTCTTGCGGATCATCAGACTTGAGTATTGTCCAGAGGGTGAATATTTGCAGTGATGTAGCTGAAGGGATGGCCTATTTGCATCACCATTCTCCTGTTAGAGTCATACATTGTGATCTTAAACCAAGCAATATTCTTCTCAATGATGACATGACAGCTCTCGTTTCTGATTTTGGGGTTGCAAGGCTAATTATGAGTGTTGGAGGTGGGGCTATTGATAACATGGGCAACTCTAGTGCAAATTTGTTCTGTGGATCCATTGGATACATTGCACCAG AATATGGATTTGGATCCAATACATCTACCAAAGGAGATGTCTATAGCTTTGGCATTCTAGTTCTCGAGATGGTGACTAGAAGAAGACCAACAGATGACATGTTTGTTGGTGGGTTAAGTCTGCACCAATGGGTAAAGATTCATTTTCATGGAAGGGTAGAAAAGGTGATAGATTCTGCTTTGGTGACAGCCTCAATAGATCAATCCCGAGAGGTTAGAAAGATGTGGGAAGCTGCTATTGTCGAGTTAATTGAGTTGGGGCTTCTTTGCACACAGGAGTCACCTTCGACAAGACCAACCATGCTTGATGCAGCAGATGACTTAAATCGTCTCAAGAGATACCTTAATGGGGACACAACAGGAACTTTTGCCTCATCACTTGGAATTTCATCTTCCACTGTAGGTGGTGACTGGTGA
- the LOC114374720 gene encoding putative leucine-rich repeat receptor-like serine/threonine-protein kinase At2g24130 isoform X1 → MVFLQTLLFFLLLVVTTFGQSITPRRHHPHPSHSLLTDKAALLEFRKTIISDPHSSLANWDEAVHVCNFTGVVCDKFHNRVTRLILYDKGLVGLLSPVLSNLTGLHYLEIVRSHLFGIIPPEFSNLRRLHSITLEGNNLHGSIPESFSMLSKLYFFIIKENNISGSLPPSLFSNCTLLDVVDFSSNSLTGQIPEEIGNCKSLWSISLYDNQFTGQLPLSLTNLTLQNLDVEYNYLFGELPTKFVSSWPNLLYLHLSYNNMISHDNNTNLDPFFTALRNNSNLEELELAGMGLGGRFTYTVAGQLTSLRTLLLQENQIFGSIPRSLANLSRLFILNLTSNLLNGTISSDIFFSLPKLEQLSLSHNLFKTPIPEAIGKCLDLGLLDLSYNQFSGRIPDSLGNLVGLNSLFLNNNLLSGTIPPTLGRCTNLYRLDLSHNRLTGSIPLELAGLHEIRIFINVSHNHLEGPLPIELSKLAKVQEIDLSSNYLTGSIFPQMAGCIAVSMINFSNNFLQGELPQSLGDLKNLESFDVSRNQLSGLIPATLGKIDTLTFLNLSFNNLEGKIPSGGIFNSVSTLSFLGNPQLCGTIAGISLCSQRRKWFHTRSLLIIFILVIFISTLLSIICCVIGCKRLKVIISSQRTEASKNATRPELISNFPRITYKELSDATGGFDNQRLVGSGSYGHVYRGVLTDGTPIAVKVLHLQSGNSTKSFNRECQVLKRIRHRNLIRIITACSLPDFKALVLPYMANGSLESRLYPSCGSSDLSIVQRVNICSDVAEGMAYLHHHSPVRVIHCDLKPSNILLNDDMTALVSDFGVARLIMSVGGGAIDNMGNSSANLFCGSIGYIAPEYGFGSNTSTKGDVYSFGILVLEMVTRRRPTDDMFVGGLSLHQWVKIHFHGRVEKVIDSALVTASIDQSREVRKMWEAAIVELIELGLLCTQESPSTRPTMLDAADDLNRLKRYLNGDTTGTFASSLGISSSTVGGDW, encoded by the exons ATGGTTTTCTTACAAACCCTGTTGTTCTTCCTTTTACTTGTTGTAACAACATTTGGTCAGTCCATAACTCCAAGGCGGCACCATCCCCACCCTTCTCATTCTTTGCTCACAGATAAAGCTGCCCTTCTGGAATTCAGAAAAACAATCATATCAGACCCGCATTCCTCACTTGCTAACTGGGATGAAGCTGTTCATGTGTGCAACTTCACGGGTGTTGTATGTGACAAATTCCATAACCGTGTCACACGACTAATCCTGTACGATAAAGGTCTAGTGGGGCTGCTTTCACCCGTTCTTTCCAATCTCACTGGACTGCACTACCTTGAGATTGTTCGCAGTCACTTATTTGGCATTATTCCACCTGAATTTTCCAACCTCAGACGCCTTCACAGCATCACTCTCGAGGGGAACAATTTGCATGGCTCAATACCAGAGTCCTTTTCCATGCTTTCCAAGCTTTACTTTTTTATCATTAAGGAAAATAACATATCAGGTTCACTTCCTCCATCTCTCTTTTCCAACTGCACTCTGCTAGACGTTGTGGACTTTTCTAGCAACTCATTAACTGGCCAAATCCCAGAAGAGATTGGAAACTGCAAAAGCCTGTGGAGTATCAGTTTATACGATAATCAATTTACTGGGCAACTTCCTCTCTCGCTGACCAATCTAACGCTTCAAAATTTAGACGTGGAGTACAATTATCTGTTTGGTGAATTGCCTACAAAGTTTGTAAGCAGCTGGCCAAATCTTCTTTACCTTCATTTATCATACAACAATATGATAAGCCATGATAACAACACCAATCTTGATCCATTTTTCACTGCTCTCAGAAACAACAGTAATCTAGAGGAGCTTGAATTGGCAGGAATGGGCCTTGGGGGAAGGTTCACGTACACTGTCGCCGGCCAACTCACCAGTCTAAGAACCCTGCTCCTGCAAGAAAACCAAATTTTTGGATCAATTCCTCGTAGCTTAGCAAACCTTTCAAGGCTTTTCATTCTGAATTTAACATCCAATCTTCTAAATGGGACTATATCCTCTGATATCTTCTTTAGCTTGCCAAAGTTGGAACAACTTTCCTTATCACACAACCTTTTCAAAACTCCAATTCCAGAAGCAATAGGCAAGTGTCTTGATCTGGGTCTACTGGACCTGTCATACAATCAATTCTCAGGTAGGATTCCAGACAGTTTGGGAAATTTGGTTGGACTAAATTCTTTGTTTCTCAACAATAACCTTCTCTCAGGAACAATACCTCCCACATTGGGACGGTGTACTAATCTGTACAGGCTTGACTTGTCCCATAATAGATTAACAGGAAGCATACCACTGGAACTGGCAGGCTTGCATGAGATCAGAATTTTCATAAATGTCTCTCATAACCACCTTGAAGGTCCTCTTCCAATTGAGCTCAGCAAATTAGCGAAGGTTCAGGAGATAGATCTTTCATCCAATTACCTAACTGGAAGTATCTTCCCTCAGATGGCAGGATGCATTGCTGTTTCAATGATTAACTTTTCAAACAATTTTCTTCAAGGTGAGCTCCCACAGTCCCTTGGTGATCTGAAGAACCTCGAATCTTTTGATGTTTCAAGAAACCAGTTATCTGGATTGATACCAGCAACACTTGGTAAAATTGACACACTCACTTTTCTCAATTTATCATTTAACAATCTGGAAGGAAAGATTCCATCTGGTGGCATCTTTAATTCAGTTTCAACCTTGTCATTCTTAGGAAATCCACAACTTTGTGGGACAATTGCAGGCATATCCTTGTGCTCTCAAAGAAGAAAATGGTTTCACACTCGTTCGTTGTTGATTATATTCATTTTGGTCATCTTCATATCAACATTGTTGTCAATAATTTGCTGTGTAATTGGATGCAAGCGTCTTAAAGTAATCATCAGCTCTCAGAGGACAGAGGCAAGCAAAAATGCAACTAGACCTGAGTTGATTAGTAACTTCCCAAGAATCACGTATAAGGAACTTTCAGATGCCACTGGAGGATTTGACAATCAGAGACTTGTTGGATCAGGTAGTTATGGACATGTCTACAGGGGTGTTCTCACGGATGGGACACCAATAGCAGTCAAGGTGCTGCATTTGCAATCTGGAAATTCTACCAAGAGCTTTAACAGAGAATGTCAAGTTTTGAAGAGAATTAGACACAGAAATCTGATAAGGATTATCACAGCATGTAGCCTACCTGATTTTAAGGCTCTTGTTCTACCATACATGGCCAATGGGAGCTTGGAGAGCCGCCTCTACCCTTCTTGCGGATCATCAGACTTGAGTATTGTCCAGAGGGTGAATATTTGCAGTGATGTAGCTGAAGGGATGGCCTATTTGCATCACCATTCTCCTGTTAGAGTCATACATTGTGATCTTAAACCAAGCAATATTCTTCTCAATGATGACATGACAGCTCTCGTTTCTGATTTTGGGGTTGCAAGGCTAATTATGAGTGTTGGAGGTGGGGCTATTGATAACATGGGCAACTCTAGTGCAAATTTGTTCTGTGGATCCATTGGATACATTGCACCAG AATATGGATTTGGATCCAATACATCTACCAAAGGAGATGTCTATAGCTTTGGCATTCTAGTTCTCGAGATGGTGACTAGAAGAAGACCAACAGATGACATGTTTGTTGGTGGGTTAAGTCTGCACCAATGGGTAAAGATTCATTTTCATGGAAGGGTAGAAAAGGTGATAGATTCTGCTTTGGTGACAGCCTCAATAGATCAATCCCGAGAGGTTAGAAAGATGTGGGAAGCTGCTATTGTCGAGTTAATTGAGTTGGGGCTTCTTTGCACACAGGAGTCACCTTCGACAAGACCAACCATGCTTGATGCAGCAGATGACTTAAATCGTCTCAAGAGATACCTTAATGGGGACACAACAGGAACTTTTGCCTCATCACTTGGAATTTCATCTTCCACTGTAGGTGGTGACTGGTGA